Part of the Parafrankia discariae genome is shown below.
AGTCCGCGCTGGCCGAGTTCGTGCCGCCGTGCTGGTTCAGCAGCAGGCTCGTCGCCTCCTGGTAGGCCGCCGACAGGGTGGCCGACGACCGTCCCCTGATGTAGATCGACGAGACCGAGGTGCGCGTCGTCCCGCCGAACAGGCGGCTCGCCCCGGTGGACATCGGGACGATCGCCTGGTCGTCGAGGTTGCTCGAACTGTCCGAACCGGCCGAGTCGAGCACTCCGACGACCGTGAACGGGATGTTGTTGATCGTCACGCTCTGGCCGACCGGGCTGCGCCGGCCGAACAGCTCGGTGGCCGTGTCCGCGGCCAGCACGGTGACCGCCGCGGACTGGGCGTCGTCCGTCGTGGTGAGGAAACGGCCCGCGTCGAGGGAGCGGTTGCGGACGGACAGCCAGGCCGGGGTGGTGCCGACCACGGTCGTCGTCCAGTTCGTCGAACCGTTCAGCACCGCCATCGAGCTCTGCTTGACCGGGGCCACCCCGTCGATGTCGGGCGCGGAGGTCTTCGAGGCCAACGCGGTCGCGTCGGCGACGGTGAGCGTCGAGGCGGAGCCGAACCCGCCGCGCACACCGGTGGAGCTGGTCGAACTACCCGGCGAGACGATCAGCAGGTTGCTGCCCAGGGAGCTGATCTGCGATCCGACCTTGTCCTGGGCGCCCACGCCGAGGCCCACCGTGAGTACCACGGCGGCGATTCCGATCAGGATGCCGAGCACCGTCAGGCCGGAACGCAGCCGATGGGTGCGGATCGCGTCCAGTCCGGTGCGGAACGTCTCGAGCCAGCCCATCAGCGGGTCCCCGCCTCAGCCGCTCCGGCCGCCGCGCGGGCCGGGCGGGCCGCGGTGGCTGCCGAGGCCGGGTCGCCCGCCGTGTCGGACTCGATCAGTCCGTCCCGGATCCGCACGACCCGGCGGGCCCGGTCGGCCACCTCCTGCTCGTGAGTGATCAGGACGATCGTCCGGCCCTGCTCGTGCAGTTCGTCGAAGAGGTTGAGCACATCTCTGGTCGCCGTCGAGTCCAGGTTGCCGGTGGGCTCGTCGGCGAGGATGAGGGACGGGTCGCCGACCAGCGCCCGGGCGACCGCGACCCGCTGCTGCTGGCCGCCGGAGAGCTCCCCCGGGCGGTGCTCGATCCGGTCCGCGAGACCGACCCGGTCGAGCGCGGCGACGGCCCGGCGCCGGCGCGACTCCCGGCGCTCACCGCGGTAGACGAGCGGAAGCTCGACGTTGCGCCACGCGGACAGCGACGGCAGCAGGTTGAACTGCTGGAACACGAATCCGATCCGACGGTTGCGGATCTCGGCCAGCTCGGCCTCGGTCATCGTGCCCACGTCCTCACCGGAGAGCCGGTAGGTCCCCGCGGTGAGCACGTCGAGGCAGCCGATGATGTGCATCAACGTCGACTTCCCCGAGCCGGACGGCCCGACGATGGCGACGTACTCGCCTTCGGCGATGCGGGCCGAGACGCCGCGCAGCGCGGCGACGTCCAGCGTTCCGGCGCGGTAGGACTTGCCCACCTGGTCCAGCTCGATGACCGGAGCGACCGCCCGGGCACCGGGTTCGCCGGCCATGTCAGTTACCACCGGTGCCGGTGAACCGGCCGCCGCCCTGGAACCCGCCGCCACCGGCCGGGAACCCGCCACCGCCGGAACCGGCGCCGCCGTAGCCCTGGCCACCGGTCCTGGCGCCCGTGCCCCCGGCGGACCCACCCGGACCGGCCGCGCCGCCCGGCACCTCGACGAGCGCCTGGTCGCCTTCGGACAGACCGGAGACGATCTGGGTGGAGCCGCCGCCGGAGATTCCGGTCGTCACCGTCCGGGTGGTCGTCGTCGTGCCCGACACGACCCGGACGACGGACTTCCCGTCCTGCTGGCTGATGGCCGCCGCCGGGAGGACCAGGACGTCACCGAGCTGCTTGTAGATCAGCGTCGCGGTCGCGGTGTCGCCGGCGTGCAGCCCGCTGGGACTGCCGGTCACCTTGATCACCACCGGGAAGGTCGCCGTCTGCCCGGAACCGGAGGCGATCAGGCCGACCGAGGACACCGTCCCGTAGATCGTGCCGCCGGTGCCGGCCGTACCGGCGGCCCCGTTGGCCCCGGCGGCCCCGCCGGAGCCGTTGGTGCCGCCCGAGCCGTTGGTGCCGCCGGTGCCGCCACCGGTGCCGGTCGAGGTGCCCGAGCCCGGAACGATCGTCGCCTGGTTGCCCTTCGCGATCAGGCCGACGCTGTTGGAGTCGACGCTCGCGTTGACGATCCACGAATCAGTACTGATGACCGTGATCTGCCCACCCGACGACGAGGTGGACGACGTCTCTCCCGAGCCGCCGGACGCCCCGGCCGCGGAACCCGTCCCCCCGGCCGAGACGCCGGACCCGCCGCCGGAGGACCCGGAGCCGCCCGCGCCGGACGATGATCCGGACACCTGCTGGCCCACCACGAGCGAGACGCTCACCACGACTCCGTTGACCGGCGACGTCATGGTCGCCCCGGCCAGCGCCGTCTGCGCCGCGGTGACCCCGTCCGTCGCGGTCGTGACCGACGCCTGGTCGGCGGCGAGCTGCTCGCTGGACACCCCCGCCGTCTGGTCGGCGGCCAGCTTCGCCTGGCTGTTGGCCAACGTCAGCCTGGCCTGGGCGAGGCTCGCCGTCAGCGACGCCGAGTCGATGGTCGCGAGCTGCTGCCCGGTGGTCACCGGGTCGCCCTCGTGCACCAGGACGCCGGTGACCTTGCCCGAAGCCGGGAAGGTCAGGTCAGCCTGAGTGGCCGGCGCGATCGTGCCGCTGGTGGAGATGGACTGCCGGATCGTCCCGATCTGCGCGGTCACGGTCCGGGAGCTCACGGTCGCCGCCGCGTCCGAGGAGCCACCGCGGCCGACCAGGTAGATCGTGATCCCCGCGATGACGGCCACCACCACGATCACGACGACCAGCGCGACCAGTGGCCGACGACGCGCGGTCAGCCGGCCCGCGGACGTCATGGCCGGGCACCTTCGGCCGGTGTCTGATTCTGCACGGTCACGAGCCTTTCGGGGGCACCTGTGCCCAACCCGTGCGGAATCTATGTGTGGGCTATGAATCACCAGACCGATTGTCTACCGCATGGATTTCCATTGATCTGCTCACGCGTATCCGGATGATTCTCGGCCGTTTGGTGTGTCCGCGCGAACGCGGTTGTCGCGCGCAGGCAACGGGTATGCCTCGTCCGCAGTCAGGCCGAGGCTTCCCCGACGGCTCGTATTCAATGCACCGAAGGGAGCAGAGATGGCGCGCCGAAGGATTTCGGGATTTCCGCTGCTGATTGCCGCCACCGCGGTGGGCTCGGTTCTGTTCGCGGTTCCCGCGCAGGCTGTTCCGCCTCGCCACCATGTCACCGGTGCCGCGTACGGGTGCTTCTGGCGTCATGTGGATGGCCACTGGGTCTGGGAGAACGGACAGCGACACTGGGTTCCCCCGCGCTCCATCCGGGTCTGCGGGTAAGGGAGGCCGCCCGGCCCGGCACCGGCGGTGCCGGCCCGGGCGATGTTCGCTCCGAACGTGACCTGCGGCTACTCGTTGCGCCAGAACTTGTCTTCGCCTGATGTCATCCTATGATGACATCAGGCGAAGACCAGACTGGGGGCACGACGTGCGCGCGAAGCGAGGCATCATCCAACCGAGGACGGCCGCCGACGAGATCTCGGGCGGGGTCGAGATCTCGGGCGGGGCCGGGGGCGGCGCCGAGGTCGGGGGCGGTCCTGGGGGGTCGCACCCGCGCCCGAGTCTGTTGCTGGGCGTGCTCGTCTACTGCGGGCTCGTGATCGCCGTCATCGGAACGCTGGGCACACCGCTGATCCCGACGATCGCGGCCGCCCAGCACGTCTCGCTGGGCAACGCCCAGTGGCTGCTCACCCTCACCCTGCTGATCGGAGCCGCGTCCACTCCGCTGATCGGGCGCCTCGGCGACGGGCCGCACCGGCGGACCGTGCTGCTCGCCGGCCTGGGCGCGGTCGCGGTCGGCTCGGTCCTCTCCGCCACCGCGGACGGCTTCGCGCAGCTGCTGGTCGGGCGCGGCCTGATGGGTGTCGGAATGGGCCTGATGCCGCTCGCGCTGGCGCTGGCCCGTGACCTGCTGCCCCCGCACAAGATGGCTCCGGGGGTCGCCGCGCTGTCCATCACGGTCGCGACCGGTGCCGGCCTGGGCTACCCGCTGAGCGGGCTGCTGGCGGACACATTCGACTACCACGCCGGATTCTGGGTGGCCGCCGCGCTGGCTGCGGCCGCGATGGCGGCCGTGCTCGTGGTCGTCCCGGGTCGGGCGAGCGCGCGCACCGCCCGCGGGCGGATCGACCTGCGGGGCGCGGTGCTGTTCGCCGCTGCGCTGACCCCGGTGCTGGTCGCGCTGAGTGAGGGCGAGTCGTGGGGCTGGCTGTCCCCGGCGGTCCTCGCGCTACTGGTGGGTGGAGTCGGCTGCGGGGTCGCCTGGGCCCTGGTCGAGCTGCGGACGGACAACCCGCTGATCGAGTTGAACTACCTGACGGCGCGGCCGGTGCTCATCGCCGACGTGTGCGCGGCGCTGGCCGGCTTCGGCATGTTCAACGCGATGACGTTGATCAACCGGCTGGCGCAGGCGCCGACCTCGACCGGCTACGGCTTCGGCGCCTCACCGGCGGTGCTCGGCCTGGTGATCCTGCCCCTGTCGGTCGGGACGGTGCTGGCCAGCCGGTGGTCACGCTGGCTGGGCCCGCGCACCGGCGGTGGCCGGGGCCTGCTGCTGTCCGGCCTGCTCGCGCTGGCCCTCGCCCTGTTCGGCCTGGCCGTCAGCCACGACTATCTCGTCGAGCTGGGCGCGGCCACCTTCCTGTTCGGGGTGGGTATCGGGCTGGCCTTCGCCGCGATGCCCGCCCTGATCATCGGAGCCGTCCCGCCGCACGAGACGGGCAGCGCGACCAGCTTCAACCAGGTGCTGCGCACCGCCGGCGGCTCGGTGGGCAGCGCGCTCGGCGCGGCGCTGCTCGCCGCCCACACCCCTGTCGGCTCGATCGAACCGACCGGCAGCGGGTACACGACGGCGTTCCTGGTGGCCGGCGGGATCTGCGCGCTGGCCGCGCTCACCGCGCTGGCCCTGCCCGGCACCCCGGCCGCGACGATCCGCCCGATGGGGGCGGCGCGCCGGGCGGAACTGGCGACACTGGAGGAGGAATCGGCGGGCTCGACCGCCGCGGGACTCGTCATGGCGGAGGATGTCCGGTCATGAACACCACTCGGCGGCGCGACGCCGCGCGCAGCCGCCAGGCGCTGCTCGCCGCGGCGGCCGACCTGTTCGCCGAGCGCGGCTACGCGGGGACGGCGATCCGGTCGGTCGGCGACCGGGCCGGCGTCGACCCGGCGCTCATCGCGCGCTACTTCGGCGGCAAGGAGGGCCTCTACCGGGCCGTTCTGGCCGCTGATCCGCTCATCGAGCAGGCCGCTCCGAGCGACGGCGCCCTTCCGGCCACGCCGCACCCGCCGGAACCGCCCGCATCCGGAACCCACGGAATCGGTACTGACGGAACCGGCGCCGGCTGGGCCGCCGGAACCGGCACGGCCACCGGAACCGGCACGGCCACCGGTGCGGGGACGACCGCCGTTCCTTCGGAGGAGGTGACGGCGAGCCCGCTGGCGACGGTGCGCGGGATGGTGGACCGGGCGTTCGACAAGTGGACGTCGACCGGCGTGAGCGCCGCCGCCCAGAACGTCTTCCGCCGGGAGGTCGACGGCGCCGCGCGCCAGGCGACCCGCGAGCGGCTCGACACCGTGCTCGGGCCGCTGCGCGAGACCACCGACAGCCCCGACCCGCAGCTGGCCGCCGAGCTGGCTGTCGCCCTGCTGTTCGGGGTCGGCGTCGCCCGGGACGCCGGGACGCTGACCCGGCTGTCCGCGGTGTCGGCCGACGAGCTGCGCGAGGCCGTGACCGCGGCCCTCGCCGCCGTGCTGGGCCTCGCGGACCGCCAGTAAACCCACCCGGCCCGGCGGCCGGGTCGACGATGAGCGGGGCCAGCGCGGACAGGCCGACGGCACGCGATGGAGGCCATCGGCGTCTTCCATTTTATGGAAAAGTTATTCCGCGATATGAACAGTGCCCGGGGACTGTTGTCCACGCGCCCCGCCGAGCCTCGCCCAGCCCCCGCCCAGCTCAGCCCCGCAGGTCCCCGGCCAGCCGGGACGCCGCCGCCCGCAGCAGCCCAACCGCGCGCTCGACCAGCTCGTCGGTCATC
Proteins encoded:
- a CDS encoding ABC transporter permease, translating into MGWLETFRTGLDAIRTHRLRSGLTVLGILIGIAAVVLTVGLGVGAQDKVGSQISSLGSNLLIVSPGSSTSSTGVRGGFGSASTLTVADATALASKTSAPDIDGVAPVKQSSMAVLNGSTNWTTTVVGTTPAWLSVRNRSLDAGRFLTTTDDAQSAAVTVLAADTATELFGRRSPVGQSVTINNIPFTVVGVLDSAGSDSSSNLDDQAIVPMSTGASRLFGGTTRTSVSSIYIRGRSSATLSAAYQEATSLLLNQHGGTNSASADFTITSQESLLDTATSVSRTLTALLAGIAALSLLVGGIGVMNIMLVSVTERTREIGLRKALGAPPAAIRRQFLIEASLLSLAGGAIGALLGISGALALPRFIDNPVAIVWWAVLGSLAVAVAIGVAFGVYPASRAARLAPIDALRSD
- a CDS encoding ABC transporter ATP-binding protein → MAGEPGARAVAPVIELDQVGKSYRAGTLDVAALRGVSARIAEGEYVAIVGPSGSGKSTLMHIIGCLDVLTAGTYRLSGEDVGTMTEAELAEIRNRRIGFVFQQFNLLPSLSAWRNVELPLVYRGERRESRRRRAVAALDRVGLADRIEHRPGELSGGQQQRVAVARALVGDPSLILADEPTGNLDSTATRDVLNLFDELHEQGRTIVLITHEQEVADRARRVVRIRDGLIESDTAGDPASAATAARPARAAAGAAEAGTR
- a CDS encoding efflux RND transporter periplasmic adaptor subunit, with the protein product MTSAGRLTARRRPLVALVVVIVVVAVIAGITIYLVGRGGSSDAAATVSSRTVTAQIGTIRQSISTSGTIAPATQADLTFPASGKVTGVLVHEGDPVTTGQQLATIDSASLTASLAQARLTLANSQAKLAADQTAGVSSEQLAADQASVTTATDGVTAAQTALAGATMTSPVNGVVVSVSLVVGQQVSGSSSGAGGSGSSGGGSGVSAGGTGSAAGASGGSGETSSTSSSGGQITVISTDSWIVNASVDSNSVGLIAKGNQATIVPGSGTSTGTGGGTGGTNGSGGTNGSGGAAGANGAAGTAGTGGTIYGTVSSVGLIASGSGQTATFPVVIKVTGSPSGLHAGDTATATLIYKQLGDVLVLPAAAISQQDGKSVVRVVSGTTTTTRTVTTGISGGGSTQIVSGLSEGDQALVEVPGGAAGPGGSAGGTGARTGGQGYGGAGSGGGGFPAGGGGFQGGGRFTGTGGN
- a CDS encoding MFS transporter, with amino-acid sequence MRAKRGIIQPRTAADEISGGVEISGGAGGGAEVGGGPGGSHPRPSLLLGVLVYCGLVIAVIGTLGTPLIPTIAAAQHVSLGNAQWLLTLTLLIGAASTPLIGRLGDGPHRRTVLLAGLGAVAVGSVLSATADGFAQLLVGRGLMGVGMGLMPLALALARDLLPPHKMAPGVAALSITVATGAGLGYPLSGLLADTFDYHAGFWVAAALAAAAMAAVLVVVPGRASARTARGRIDLRGAVLFAAALTPVLVALSEGESWGWLSPAVLALLVGGVGCGVAWALVELRTDNPLIELNYLTARPVLIADVCAALAGFGMFNAMTLINRLAQAPTSTGYGFGASPAVLGLVILPLSVGTVLASRWSRWLGPRTGGGRGLLLSGLLALALALFGLAVSHDYLVELGAATFLFGVGIGLAFAAMPALIIGAVPPHETGSATSFNQVLRTAGGSVGSALGAALLAAHTPVGSIEPTGSGYTTAFLVAGGICALAALTALALPGTPAATIRPMGAARRAELATLEEESAGSTAAGLVMAEDVRS
- a CDS encoding helix-turn-helix domain-containing protein — its product is MNTTRRRDAARSRQALLAAAADLFAERGYAGTAIRSVGDRAGVDPALIARYFGGKEGLYRAVLAADPLIEQAAPSDGALPATPHPPEPPASGTHGIGTDGTGAGWAAGTGTATGTGTATGAGTTAVPSEEVTASPLATVRGMVDRAFDKWTSTGVSAAAQNVFRREVDGAARQATRERLDTVLGPLRETTDSPDPQLAAELAVALLFGVGVARDAGTLTRLSAVSADELREAVTAALAAVLGLADRQ